In Eubalaena glacialis isolate mEubGla1 chromosome 3, mEubGla1.1.hap2.+ XY, whole genome shotgun sequence, the following are encoded in one genomic region:
- the BPNT1 gene encoding 3'(2'),5'-bisphosphate nucleotidase 1 isoform X1: MASSHTVLMRLVASAYSIAQKAGTIVRHVIAEGDLGIVEKTCATDLQTKADRLVQMSICSSLARKFPKLTIIGEEDLPPEDVDQELIEDGQWEEILKQPCPSQYSAIKEEDLVVWVDPLDGTKEYTEGLLDNVTVLIGIAYEGKAIAGVINQPYYNYQAGPDAVLGRTIWGVLGLGAFGFQLKEVPAGKHIITTTRSHNSQLVTDCVAAMNPDDVLRVGGAGNKIIQLIEGKASAYVFASPGCKKWDTCAPEVILHAVGGKLTDIHGNALQYNKEVKHMNSAGVLATLRNYDYYASRVPESVKNVLVP; the protein is encoded by the exons ATGGCTTCCAGTCACACTGTGTTGATGCGGTTGGTGGCTTCAGCATATTCTATTGCTCAAAAAGCAGGAACGATAGTCAGGCATGTTATTGCTGAAGGAGACCTGGGTATCGTGGAGAAG ACCTGTGCAACAGACCTGCAGACCAAGGCGGACCGATTAGTTCAAATGAGCATATGCTCTTCTTTGGCACGGAAATTCCCCAAACTAACAATTATAGGGGAAGAG GATCTGCCTCCTGAAGATGTGGATCAAGAGCTGATTGAAGATGGTCAGTGGGAGGAGATACTGAAGCAACCATGCCCATCACAGTACAGTGCTATCAAAGAGGAAGAT ctTGTGGTCTGGGTTGATCCTCTGGATGGTACCAAGGAATATACTGAAG gtcttcttgaCAATGTAACAGTTCTTATTGGAATTGCTTATGAAGGAAAAGCCATAGCAGGAGTTATTAACCAGCCATATTACAACTACCAG GCAGGACCAGATGCTGTGTTGGGGAGAACAATCTGGGGAGTTTTAGGTTTAGGTGCCTTCGGGTTTCAGCTGAAAGAAGTGCCTGCCGGGAAACACATTATCACAACTACCCGGTCCCACAACAGCCAGTTGGTTACGGACTGCGTTGCTGCTATGAACCCTGATGATGTGCTGCGAGTGGGAGGAGCAGGAAATAAG ATTATTCAGCTGATTGAAGGCAAAGCCTCTGCTTATGTATTTGCAAGTCCTGGATGTAAGAAGTGGGATACCTGTGCTCCAGAAGTCATTTTACATGCTGTGGGAG GCAAGTTAACCGATATCCATGGAAATGCCCTTCAGTATAACAAGGAAGTGAAGCACATGAACTCAGCTGGCGTCCTGGCCACACTGAGGAATTATGACTACTATGCAAGTCGAGTTCCTGAATCTGTTAAAAATGTACTTGTTCCTTGA
- the BPNT1 gene encoding 3'(2'),5'-bisphosphate nucleotidase 1 isoform X2 has product MSICSSLARKFPKLTIIGEEDLPPEDVDQELIEDGQWEEILKQPCPSQYSAIKEEDLVVWVDPLDGTKEYTEGLLDNVTVLIGIAYEGKAIAGVINQPYYNYQAGPDAVLGRTIWGVLGLGAFGFQLKEVPAGKHIITTTRSHNSQLVTDCVAAMNPDDVLRVGGAGNKIIQLIEGKASAYVFASPGCKKWDTCAPEVILHAVGGKLTDIHGNALQYNKEVKHMNSAGVLATLRNYDYYASRVPESVKNVLVP; this is encoded by the exons ATGAGCATATGCTCTTCTTTGGCACGGAAATTCCCCAAACTAACAATTATAGGGGAAGAG GATCTGCCTCCTGAAGATGTGGATCAAGAGCTGATTGAAGATGGTCAGTGGGAGGAGATACTGAAGCAACCATGCCCATCACAGTACAGTGCTATCAAAGAGGAAGAT ctTGTGGTCTGGGTTGATCCTCTGGATGGTACCAAGGAATATACTGAAG gtcttcttgaCAATGTAACAGTTCTTATTGGAATTGCTTATGAAGGAAAAGCCATAGCAGGAGTTATTAACCAGCCATATTACAACTACCAG GCAGGACCAGATGCTGTGTTGGGGAGAACAATCTGGGGAGTTTTAGGTTTAGGTGCCTTCGGGTTTCAGCTGAAAGAAGTGCCTGCCGGGAAACACATTATCACAACTACCCGGTCCCACAACAGCCAGTTGGTTACGGACTGCGTTGCTGCTATGAACCCTGATGATGTGCTGCGAGTGGGAGGAGCAGGAAATAAG ATTATTCAGCTGATTGAAGGCAAAGCCTCTGCTTATGTATTTGCAAGTCCTGGATGTAAGAAGTGGGATACCTGTGCTCCAGAAGTCATTTTACATGCTGTGGGAG GCAAGTTAACCGATATCCATGGAAATGCCCTTCAGTATAACAAGGAAGTGAAGCACATGAACTCAGCTGGCGTCCTGGCCACACTGAGGAATTATGACTACTATGCAAGTCGAGTTCCTGAATCTGTTAAAAATGTACTTGTTCCTTGA